ACCCGTCTAGCAAGCTGTATTCTGTGTGCAAATGTAGATGTGTGAATCCCATATCTCCTCCTATTCTATATCGATCTGAACATTTATATTCATATTTTCTATGTCATTGGATGCAAGCGATATTGTGATTCTATATATCTTTCTGTTTGCTGCTTGCATTAGTATCTCTTCTTCGATATTTTTACTCTCAAAAGTTTTGTTTTCTTTTATTAAAATTTTATTGTCAGATATGTCTGACACATTTAGATTGCTGATTTCATCTTTGAAATTTAATATTCGTTGTATTACATCCCTTGCATATGTTAATGCACTTATTTTTTCTTGATCTTTTACTTTCTCTTCTAACGGATTTATAATAAGTGGTTCATTATTGTCGAATATGTAGTGGATATTTTTATCCCATATTTCTTTTACTTCATAATTTACCACTTTTCCCGCAAATTGATAATCAATTTCTTGTTGATCGGCTGTTCCACCTATGCTAATTGTGAAAGAAAAATCTTCTTGATCATATGGAAATATAAGGGAGTTCAAGTATTCTTGAACTACGCTGTTGTTTGTAAGGAATTGTATAGAAATTTCATTTTTCCCCTGCATGATATCTATTGGAATTTTTTTGCTTTCAAAGAATTTTTTATTAATTTCAATAATTTGGTTACCTTTCTCTGCAGGCGATATAATGCAAATTCCATCTTTGTCTGTGATTTCCTTTCTGTCCCCAATTTGTACTGTTGCATTTTCGATGCCAGTTCCGTTGTAGCTCACTACATTTACTTTAAGATAAGAAATGGGTGAAAGGTACACTATGTGATTGGACTGGGTTATTTCTATATTTTTTGTGACATATCCATCTTTGCTTATACTGATTGTTCCTTTTTTCAGGGAAACGGTACCATCTTGTATTTGCAGCTTCTCTCTATTTATTATAACCGTGCCCTGGATTTCCTTGTGCGTTATGCTATCAAGTAGCCTTACCTGGGTTTTGTTGTTACTACAACCCGTAATTATTATTCCTGTCATTAATATTATTAATATAATTTTTTTCATGCGGACATCATTTTAGCAGATATTTTTTTTTACACAAAGAGCTGAATAATTGCTATTTAATTGGCTTTATCTGTGTTTATCGACCCCTATCCTTGGACAATATTTTTCTATAGGGCAGAGGGAACATTTTGGGGATACAGGAGTGCAGATATTTTGACCAAGAGTGACAAGAAGTGCATTAAAAACTATCCAGTGTTTTTTTGGTAGAATTTTTTGTAAGGCGAATTCTGTTTCTTCTGGTTCGCTTGTTTTCACAAGATTTAAACGATTTGAAATTCTATGTACATGTGTATCTACACAGATAGCTAATTTGCCAAACCCTTCATTGAGTACAAGATTTGCCGTTTTTCTACCTACACCTGGAAGTCTTAAAAGATCATTTATTTTATTTGGCACTTTTCCATTGTAATCTGTTATCAATATCTCGGATATCTTTAAGATTTGCTCTGCTTTTCTGTGATAAAAACCTACAGGATAGATAAGTTTTTCAATTTCTTTTCTGTTAAGCTTTAATATTTTTTTTGGAGAATCTGCTACAATAAAAAGTTTTTTGCTTGCACTAATTGTAGTTTTATCTTTGGTACGCAGACTAAGTATTGTTGAAATGAGCACTCTAAAGGGATC
The sequence above is a segment of the Caldisericota bacterium genome. Coding sequences within it:
- the nth gene encoding endonuclease III; translated protein: DPFRVLISTILSLRTKDKTTISASKKLFIVADSPKKILKLNRKEIEKLIYPVGFYHRKAEQILKISEILITDYNGKVPNKINDLLRLPGVGRKTANLVLNEGFGKLAICVDTHVHRISNRLNLVKTSEPEETEFALQKILPKKHWIVFNALLVTLGQNICTPVSPKCSLCPIEKYCPRIGVDKHR